AAAAAAactattatttcatgtgtttcagGCTCGAATTCAAATTATATTGTTtaattgtaaaaaaatttaaaattatcaaATAGCTCTAGAAAATAACCAAAATTTTACATGAAACAATTTAAATTGTCTATTGGctatagaaaaaaatttgaagtcAAACCAAAATTCAATCGTAACTTTCACTCCAAACTTAACCGTATCCTTTCTCAACTCTCAGATTTTTCTTTGCAGATGTTTCCATTTGTAAGCATCGTACGtgaaaaaattcaaaatccaCTCAAATTCTTACCATAGCATCCACATATGCTATCATGAGATATtggcaaatttcataatttttagacttcatttgcttttttagaattttaaattcATTCGGACACATTTTTATGGCCGTGTTTTCTGCACAAGATgttcaaaatttcttttcatttgatGGGTAAGACCTCAAATTAGGTTAAATAACATGAGTATCATttttcactcattttattctattatttgaatcacttgcagttcaaatttgacttgatttaaaaattgcttgaaatgaaattaatttgttaaatataataaataaataaaaaatataccaaattttAACATGGAGTACCACATGTTGTATATGAAAAGTAGAAAAAGTTTTGAGATGATaagacaattttttttattattttgccGTATGCCAAAAtgaaacacacggcaaagtcatactttgccgtgtgtcaaaaaaaaacacatggcaaactatttctttgccgtgtgccaaaaaaaaTACACGACAAACTATTTCTTTACTGTGTGCAAAAAAAATGGTAAAACATATCTTCACCGTGTGTTATATTTTTGTCGTGTGTACACACGCTCTTTGCCGTGTACCCGataaaaaaacacacggcaaactatcaggcacacgacaaagagcCAGTTTCCGGTAGTGCGTGCAACGAGAGCTCTAACTATTACATTAATATATGTTGATTGTGCATTGCACGTGTTAATACATCCTTTTGCCCTTGCTGCTATGTTCTTGCCAAGTATTCTAATATTATCCTTTTGGGCCTGATCCTAGCGGACTCCGAGTCAGGTTCGACGCCCAGGCCAGGGCTATCAAGTGATAGGGTGAGTGCTCGAATCTCTCGGTGCCCCAGCCGAGAGCACGCCGCCTGCCCTACCCTGCCGCCGCGTTAGCCCTCGATGCGCACGTCCCCTCGCAGCTCGCAAAGCGCCGCCACAGGCCTTTGGCTTGGGTGCTGCGCGCGACCCACCTGGCCCCGCGTGTCGTGCCTTGCAGCTGCGCCCTGCTTGCCTCGGCCCGTGCCATGCACCAGCCGCGTGAAGACCTACGCGCCCCGGCCCCAGTTGTCCCTCATCTCACACAGCGCCGCTGGCCCTAGGCATCCTCAAGCCCCTTCGTCGTCCCTGCTCGCGAGCCTGCCTCCCTGCGTCGCATGCGCCGCCAGGATCTCTGCCAGCAGACCGCCAACGCCCGGGAGCCAGCCATCGTCACCGCGCCTCCTGCTCGCCTCGTCGCACGTTCCCACGACAACCAAAACGCCACCAAGAAGACCAGCCTAGAACAGACGTCGCCGACCAGAATCAGAACCGCCGCCTACTCCTCCGGCCAAGATTCCGGCAACCACGATGCATCTTCGTCATGGGAATCGGTATCAATTTGGAGCACCATAGCCTCCGGCGGCCATGGACAGGAAGCTACGAGCTTTCCGCAGTAAGGCCCTAAAGCATCCCGTTTTTTTCTTCAGTTTGTGCCTTATTCTTTTTACCGACAATCCTCCAGATATATTCAATACATGCCCACGAGTCCAAATTTATTTTCTTATTCCTAATCTATGATAATTCTGCATGCACTATTTATAGTGTCAAATGAATCTTTCCACCTAGCCCTTATCATGTATCTACGAGTACTTACTTTGCGCGCGCCTTGGCGCGCCCTCGTGTTGTTTTTTATGAGGTAAGCGAAGTTTAATAGCTTTTGCGTGTAATAAGTGTGTGTATAAGAAATGGATGCTGGATTTGGTTGTCGCCGGCGACGTTGGCGTAGCACTTAATGACCAATTGGGACCTCTTCTGGAAGAAACGGCGGAAGCCAGAAAataaggaagaagaaagaagaggtaaAAGGTTAGTCACTCGAGATGATATATTTAGTATTAGTTTGTAATCATGTACGAAGAACAGGATCATTCCTAGAATATTGAAGGGTACGGAACAAAGATACGAACATAGGTCCAAAGAATAAAAATAGATGGGGGGAAGGATCGACCAAAACAAAACATTTGCGAAGAGGAGTTGGCGAAAAGTACTCTGACAAGGAAATGTATCTAACaaaaattgaaatgcaaaagataACAAATCTAGATGATGTTAGGTTACACGCACAACAATTCGATCTGTATCGCGCAAGACCATTGATCTATGGAAAAATTACCAGGAAGCAGATAAGGAATTCAGATTGAATGTTACGAATCTATTGTTGTAGGAATGTTAAATTTTAGTTAAAAGTTACCACCAATAAACATTTGCTGCTACTGCTATTGGTTGAAGAAACATACGGTATTTCAGAAGCAAGCATGATAGAGGTCACAACGTATAGGAGAAACATAAATAAAATGCAGGGAAACCTTATATTGATGGAATTTCTCTGAAACCTTATAATGATTAGATGAGGAACTTAATGCTACAGCGTCCACTGCCAGATTATTTTTTCAAGAGAAGTGGTCAATTGCTTAAGGCATGACATATATTGTACATCAAAGGATTAGGATAAGATGGTAGAAGCTCGAAATGTTCTGAATACACTACCACACACAATGAAACTTGAGAAAGAAGTGAACTCTAACAATACCTTCAGTGTTGATGGCCACAGCTACAATCTTACAAAGACATATTAGAAATTCATAGTTCTTGCTGTTCTTTGATTCTTCATGGCAAGGTTGTTTTATGCACTGATAAGTTGGTTCCCTACCTGACTGTCAAAATATGTCAGGTACTTAGTGTCCTGATAAATAAGATGCATGCCGATATAGGTCATTGAAGTACTCCATCTGACCTTGAATTCATTGGAAAACAGTCTGCACAAAAATGGCATCAAGGTATTTCACTTCCGTAATACTTCTTAAATGTTTATTCTAAATCAAATAGTCCAGTCAAGCGGGAATTGAAACTAAGGCACTAATGAGATGTTTTGTATTTCAAGCTTCAAGGTCAGTGAAAGGAATTTGTACATGGAACATAGCATAATTCAGAATAATGGATGTTTGGTTGGTGACAGCAAAATTCAATGCGAGACCAAATATCCAAGATAATGTACTCAATAGGAAGATATCTAAAACGAACTGCTCCAACACCATTGTTCTCATGGAACTGGTAGTGTAATGGTAAAAGTATGTGAATATCTAGTGCAGCATTTGGTGAATTAGAGTAAACATTTTGCAATAAACTACAACAATGATGTATGCAGAAAAGTGATTAAAAAACTACATTAGGCTGAAAACGATGCCATGGTCACACCTTGATAAAATCCAAGGCATAAGTTTACATGCAACTAAGTTCAAATGGTATACCTTCTTTGTACCAAACCCCTGTGTCTGTCTAGCTCAAAGAATGAGACAAGCTTTAGTAAGGTATGCCCACTAATAATATACCCTCAATGGAACTCGCAGTTTCCTCCCTGTCCAATTAATAGAAAGAATGTATTAACATTATATTTGAAACAGAGACATATAATTATAGCCCAATTCATTCATAGTTCCTTCCAGGTTAAACGCAGATGATGGCCAAGAATAGCCTCAGGTGAGGTCCCTGATGTGGAGGAGTGAAAAACTAAACAATTTTATTTCTAGGCAAATATAAGTCCTTCACATAGAAGGCATGTGAAGGACCAGATGTGAGAAGCCTCCCAGATATTTCTCTGTCTCATCCCAAACCAAAATTGTGGAAATATTTATCGAGTAGCAGCCTAGCAGGATAATAATGTGCCAAATAGTAAACTTTCTTATGGAGGTGTTAATATATCCACTATATTACTGGACTCCATAACAATCAACAGATCTAGTATATTATAATGTTTTATCAGTTGTTGGATTGGTTTAGGAGAGGCTACTTTAGTAATTAGCATTTGGAGCACTTCTGTTGAAATTCAAGCAGGAAAGATTACACCTGGCAAGCTAAAACAATATGCTTCACATCTCAAAGATCTCTATTACATACATAATATTGCAGCAATTGGTTATAGaaatatgcaaaaaaaatggGCTACCTGAAACAAAAGAATTTCAAGACGGTTTAAGTAAACAACATAAACATGAGAAGCAGGAAGGCATGGTCCAAGGACACCTTTCCAATTAAGCAGCTTTCAGCTTAAAGTCCACATAGATCCAAGGGCATGCCATGGTTCACACTCAGATACATGGGAATTATTAGGTGCATCTTTGACGTATGTTGGTCTATCCAAAAGGATGGTTGGACTTAAAAAATGGTAAACAGATCATCTTTTGATTTCATACACATTCATATATTTTTGTGAAATATAAAATGAAAGGCTCACATGGTTTCTGAAGAAACAGAAGCAACCAAAAATCAGTGAAGCATGGTAGCCCTTAACTAATTGGAAGGCTTAATAGTTCTAGATAATCGTACGACATGCACTTCTAATTGTGTTTATATTACTGAATCAGACAGAACAATCTGTATTCTAAATCCTAGAAGTGACtattatatctttttgtgaGTCTGAGAAGTAAGAAGTGAACCTGTAAGAGGCAGCCATCTTCCTCAGAGGTATCTACGCATAAGCCCACAACAGAATTGGCATGTTCCAGACGACGCCCGCCCAAACGTGCAGAGGTGGGCTGGTATGGGCAGAGCACATGATAGTAGGATATTACTCAGACAATCTGCCATGAAAATAAAAAGAACGCGATACatgggagggggagggaaggCAAGGCTAGAGGCGCACAAGGAGAGTAGCAACTGCTACCTGGAACAACACGACCTCCAGCCGTCCAGCGGCCTAGTCTCTGCCGGAGTGGGCACCTGCTCGTTGCCGGCGTCGCTAGCAGTGAAGTCGGCTGCAGAAGCGCCAAAGAGCTCAGCCGCGGACCGATCGTGTCGCATTGGGAGCACGGGGGAGGACCACAATCGAGTGAGGAAGAGGAGTGGAACCAGCGCAGCAGAGGACGTGGACCTCCGCGCAGACTCCGAAGCGGCTGGCACGGTGGCCGCTCTTCGCCTCCTGCTGCAGCTGCTTCTCGGACACGTCGCTCAGGGCCCCATTGGTGGATGGTGGCTGCCTCACCGTCGATTGGGCTTGGACGGATGGATTGGTCCGTTTCCCCGTCGAGGCGCGGCACGGCGGTGATGGCCTCGGCGAGCTGGGCGGCACGACGCTGCAGCGTTAGGGGCATGTCGCCGACCTGCAGGCTGCATCCCCATCTACACCTTCGTACTGCTGTCCTCCTCAGACCTCTCTCAGCCTTCCCCTTGACCTCTTTTCCCTTGCCATCGCCCCCATCCTCTATGACCTCCCACTTCTCCTTATCCCCCCCATCGCCAGCGCCAGGTTGACCTCCCTGCG
The nucleotide sequence above comes from Panicum virgatum strain AP13 chromosome 3K, P.virgatum_v5, whole genome shotgun sequence. Encoded proteins:
- the LOC120699821 gene encoding uncharacterized protein LOC120699821 — its product is MVARSQPTHGQPRSFPLERRSRYPARSYTVPCSAPPRPRPRPLSSSRVGARGGGSKPGAKAGSRRREAQGGQPGAGDGGDKEKWEVIEDGGDGKGKEVKGKAERGLRRTAVRRCRWGCSLQVGDMPLTLQRRAAQLAEAITAVPRLDGETDQSIRPSPIDGEAATIHQWGPERRVREAAAAGGEERPPCQPLRSLRGGPRPLLRWFHSSSSLDCGPPPCSQCDTIGPRLSSLALLQPTSLLATPATSRCPLRQRLGRWTAGGRVVPDCLSNILLSCALPIPAHLCTFGRASSGTCQFCCGLMRRYL